Sequence from the Mycobacterium florentinum genome:
AAGGACATACAAATCGAGGCCGTCTTCGCTGCCGAACCAATCGCGGATCTGGGACGGGTGCGACGTCAAGTCCGGATGCTCGTATCCCAGTGTCTGGCAAGCCCGTACGTAGGCCTGGGTGTGCTCGACAGCGACCCGGCCCTCCGCGAGGCGCTCGGCGACGTCCAACCGATCGGCCATGCTCAGGCGATTCGCGCCGCGGCATACAGCTCGGCGTCGGCGTAGCGCTGCGCCCCGGACCGCAGCGCGACGGCGATCGCGACCGACGCCCGCGACCACTGCGACAGCTGCGTCGTCAAACGCTCCAGCTCGGCTCGCAGCGCATCGCCGCGCGCCGTATACGCCCGGCCGGCCGTCGCGCCGCTAAAACCCAACGCCGCCAGGTGATCACAGACAGCGCTGTCGATCAGTTCGGCGGCGGCCCGCAGTTGATCGGCGACCCGGTGTACCGCCGCGACGTCAATTCCAGTGCGGTCGAAAGTGGCGTGTCGTATTCCCATGCCTAGTCCGACGCCGGACTCCCCGTTGGGGTTCCAAGGCGCTCGAACTAACGCTGATCGCTGACCGCTTCGGCGACGCGGGCGGCCACCCGCTGCGCGGTGTCTTCTTCGGGCGCTTCTACCATGACCCGGATCATCGGCTCAGTTCCCGAGGGGCGCAACAGGATTCGACCGGTGTCGCCGAGTTCGGCCTCGGCCTCGTCGACCGCGCTGCGCACCGAGGGCGCGGTGGCCGCGGTGGTCTTGTCGGCGACTTCGACGTTGATCAGCACCTGCGGGAACGTCTGCATCGACGCGGCAAGATCGGCCAGCGACGAGCCGGTCTGCACCATGCGGGTCATCAGGCGCAGTCCGGTGACGATGCCGTCGCCGGTGGAGCCGTGCGCGGGCATCACGATGTGGCCGGATTGTTCGCCGCCCAGGCTGTATTCGCCGGACCGCAGCTCCTCGAGGACGTAGCGGTCGCCGACGCCGGTCGTGCGGACCGTGACGCCCGCCGAACGCATGGCCTGGTGCAGCCCGAGGTTGCTCATCACGGTGGTGACCAAGGTGTTGGACGCCAGCTCGCCGGCTTCCTGCATGGCCAGCGCGAGCACCACCATGATGGCGTCGCCGTCGACAAGCTCGCCGCTGGCGTCCAGCGCCAGGCAGCGGTCGGCATCGCCGTCATGTGCCAGACCCAGGTCGGCACCGTGCGCGAGCACCGCGGCGCGCAGCGAATCCAGGTGCGTCGATCCGCAGCGATCGTTGATGTTGAGGCCGTTGGGCTCGGCGTTGATCGCGATCACCCGAGCCCCGGCGGCGCGGTAGGCGCGCGGTGCGGCCGACGACGCCGCGCCGTGGGCGCAGTCGACGACCACGGTCAGGCCGTCGAGCGGCAGCGTGCTGGCCTTGCCGACGTGGCGTAGGTAGCGATCGGCGGCGTCCTCGGCGTCGATGACGCGCCCGATCGCGGAACCGACCGGGCGCAAGCCCGGGCCGGCCGCGACCAGCTCTTCGATCTGGTCTTCGGTGTCGTCGTCCAGCTTGCGGCCGCCGGGGCCGAAGATCTTGATGCCGTTGTCGGGCATCGGGTTGTGCGACGCCGAGATCATCACGCCGAAGTCGGCGTCATAGGCGCCGGTCAGGTAGGCCACCGCGGGGGTCGGAAGGATCCCGACGCGCAGCGCGTCGACGCCCTGGCTGGTCAGGCCGGCGATCACGGCGGCTTCGAGCATCTCGCCGCTGGCGCGCGGATCGCGGCCGATCACGGCGACGTGCCGGCCCGGTTTCCCGGGGCTCGCCAGGCGTCGCGCGGCCGCGCTGCCCAGCGATAGTGCCAGCTCAGCGGTCAATTCGCGATTGGCGACTCCGCGAACACCGTCGGTGCCGAATAGTCGACCCATCGGACAAACCTCTCACAGTGACGTCATGCGCACAAAGTGCACTTACTTTTGTGACCGCAACCGCGCAGGTTTACGCGACGACACGCCGAAGACGGCGGACAAAAGACGCACAAGATGCGCGGTCGCGGCCAGAAAGTGATCGCTGATCAGCGCTTGCTGTACTGAGGAGCCTTACGGGCCTTCTTCAGGCCGTACTTCTTGCGCTCGGTGGCGCGCGGGTCACGGGTGAGGAAGCCGGCCTTCTTCAGCGGGGGCCGGTCCTCGGGCTGGGCCAAGATCAGCGCCCGGGCGATGCCCAGACGCAGCGCACCGGCCTGACCCGACGGGCCACCGCCGTGCAGCAGCGCGTAGACGTCGAAGGTCTCCACCCGATCCACGGTGACCAGCGGGGCCTTGATCAGCTGCTGGTGCACCTTGTTCGGGAAGTAGGCCTCCAGGCTGCGACCGTTCAGGTCGAACTTGCCGGTGCCGGGCACCAGACGCACCCGCACCACGGCCTCCTTGCGGCGGCCGACGGTCTGGATGGGCCGGTCGAGCACGATCGGCGCACTGGGCTGGGCCGCGGGAGCCTCAGCGGTGGGCTCGGCAGCGGTCTCGGCCGGGGTCTGTTCGGCGGTCACCTCGACGACGACCTCGACGGTCTCCTCGGGTGCTGCCTCGTTGGTCTCGGTCACTGGGCCACCTGCTTGATCTCGAACGGAACCGGCTGCTGCGCGGCATGCGGGTGCTGCGGGCCGGCGTAGACGTGGAGTTTTTTCTGGATCTGACGGCTGAGCTTGTTGTGCGGAAGCATGCCGACGATCGCGTTCTCGACGACGCGGGTGGGGTGCTTTTCCAGCAGCTCGCCGATGGTGCGTGAGCGCAGACCGCCGGGATACCCCGAGTGGCTGTAGGCCAGCTTGCTCTGCAGTTTGTCGCCGGACAGGGCGACCTTGTCGGCGTTGATGACGATGACGTAATCGCCGCCATCGACATTGGGGGCGAACGTCGGCTTGTGCTTACCGCGCAACAGGGTGGCTGCCGCGACGGCAAGGCGTCCAAGCACTACGTCCGTGGCGTCGATGACGTACCACGACCGCGTGGTGTCACCCGCCTTTGGCGCGTAGGTGGGCACAGCGCTTACCTTCTTTTCTCTCGGGTGGATCCCGGTTCGAGCCGGGTGCCGGTCAGGCGTCCACGGTTGGGGTTTGGTCTCGGCGACCGACATTGACCCGAGTCCCCGGCGTACCGCACGCCAACGGAGCAGCTTACCGACCTACATCCCCGCAGGTCAAAATGACTGTGTGGTCCCGACGGCTCTCCTTCCGCCGGGACCACACAGTGGCTCATGATCGCGGCTACCTTGCCCACAAGCCGGCTGCGCGGCGGTCGGCTTGTGCGACCTCGTCCGCGCCGTCGCGCACCGCGTTGCCAAGGTCGACCAGGATCTCGTTCAACGCGGTCGCCGCTTGGTGCCACTTGAGCTGCTCGGCCTGATAGGCCGACGCCGCCTCGCGGGTCCAGAGCTGCTGCAACGGGGCAATTTGGGAGCGCAGTTCGTCAAGCGCGGCGTTGAGGCGAGCCGACGTGGAGTGGATCTCCTGGCGCACCGAGTGTTCGATTTCGCCGAAGTTATAGGACAGCACTGGGTCCACCGCAATGTCCTCTCACAGATCTCCACCGGCGGCGCCGATGTGATGGGCATGGCTCTGACCGGCAGCCTGCAGCGCGGCCTCGTTCTGCCGAATGGTGTCGGCGATCGCGTGCAGCACGTGATGAAGCCGCAACGACTCGGCATTCCAGCGATCCACCACGTCCTTGAATCGCGCGGCCGCCAGCCCACCCCACACCGACGGCGGCACGCTACTCATCCGGCCGATGAATGCCTGCAGCATCGCGCGGATCTCCTCGTTGCGAGCGTCCGTCGTACCCGCGACCGAGCGCATCAGATCAAAATCGGTGCTCAGCGTGTTCGCACCCGGCGGTGTAGTCACCCTTCTCCTTCCTTCTCCGATACCCAGTACGACCACGCGCGCTGGTGTTCGGTTCCATCCCGATTTCCCAGCCGCGTCGCGGAGCTCATCCGATCGCGTGAGCCGACCGCACCGCCTCGTCACAGGCGTCGCGCACGGCATCTTCTTCACCGGGCCGGCTCTGGCATCCGACACTGATCCGAACCGATCCATCAACCAACACCGTCCAACGGACGTGATGGCTGGCGCGGACTTCGCGGTAGGTCACGGCGGCCCGTCCGGCCGTGACCCCGGACGGGTTGAAGTCGACAAACAAACCCGCGGGCTCGCTGTCGATCGCATGCTTCAACCGGTCCGCAGTGGCGCTGAGCGTCTCCTCTGGAATCGGCGATTGTGTGATGTGCAATGCCACCTCAGAATCTGACGGCGACGTGACCTGCACCCGTGCCGACCCCGGCCCGGCGACCACTCGTCGCGTCGCCCAGTTCGCGGGCACGGTCAATGCAACCCGGCCTTCAACCAGAAACGTCGTCGACGGCGCGTTCCCGGGCGCGACGCCGCGATGGCCGCCCGCCGCGAGCGCCGGCACCGTTGCTACCAGTGCGACTGCCGCGGCGGCCAGACCGCCAAACATCCGGACGCGCGATCGGGCACAACGGGCATCGACTCCCGGCCGCACCACCTCACGCTGGCCCGTGCGAGACGCCGGAAGCTCCAGCCGTGCTAGCCGGGCGTCGTCGATCCGCACTATTCGCCGGCCACTTGTGCGCAAGCCGCGGGCGATCAGCGTCGCAAGCGCCTGCGCCCCGGTAATGCTGCCGGGCACATCGATCAGCACGGTAGTGGTTGTGCCACAAACTATTTCACCGATGCGACCCGCGACCCGCTCGGCCACGGACTGCGGCTCTCCCGTGCGTGCAACGGCGACGACGTCCTCGCCCGTGACCGCTACCAATCGCTCCGCGATCTCCACCACCACCGCTGCTTCCGCACTCGCCGCCTGCCTGAGCAACCACGACCGCGGCCGCACCGCCACATCATCGAATACGGTCTCCGCTGCCGAGGTAACTACATTGAGCCGCGGCGACGGCCACCACGACGGATGCACTACCTGAATTGTTTTCTGCGCGTGCGGATTACCGCAGTCCAATGAACGCAGTCCACTGCGCCACAACGAATCAACCGGGACCGGCAGCCCGTCGACCAGCGCCACTTGATCGTCAATAGCGTCCAGAGCCGCGCGGAGCATCTCCGATGTCTCATCAGCGACTGCGCCTGGGGCGCAACATAACCGGCGAACCGTTCCCGGGCCGGTCGCAATGATCGCGCGATGCGCGTTCACGGGGTCGGGCTCCAGCCCACCTGGATTACTTCTTCGTCGCCGCCATCAGTCAGCCAGACGCCGCGCCCCGCCGGCAATCGCTCCGGACGTCTCGCACCCAATAGCGAGCCGTCATCGGGACGCGCACTCATCATCAATCCCATGCACCCGACCTCACGCAGGCCCGCCAGTAGCGGCTCGAACAGTCCGCGCGCGGCGCCCCCGCTGCGGCGTGCCGCCACGACGTGCAGTCCCAGATCCCGTGCATGCGGCAGGTATTCGAGCAGGGCTAGCAGCGGGTTGCCGGTCGGCGTCGCGACCAGGTCATAATCGTCGACGACGATGTAGATATCCGGGCCGGACCACCAGGACCTGTCCCGTAGCTGCGCCTGAGTCACCTCCGGCGGGGGCATCCGATCCCGCAGCAGATCGACCACGTCCGG
This genomic interval carries:
- a CDS encoding WXG100 family type VII secretion target; the encoded protein is MTTPPGANTLSTDFDLMRSVAGTTDARNEEIRAMLQAFIGRMSSVPPSVWGGLAAARFKDVVDRWNAESLRLHHVLHAIADTIRQNEAALQAAGQSHAHHIGAAGGDL
- a CDS encoding type VII secretion-associated protein; the encoded protein is MNAHRAIIATGPGTVRRLCCAPGAVADETSEMLRAALDAIDDQVALVDGLPVPVDSLWRSGLRSLDCGNPHAQKTIQVVHPSWWPSPRLNVVTSAAETVFDDVAVRPRSWLLRQAASAEAAVVVEIAERLVAVTGEDVVAVARTGEPQSVAERVAGRIGEIVCGTTTTVLIDVPGSITGAQALATLIARGLRTSGRRIVRIDDARLARLELPASRTGQREVVRPGVDARCARSRVRMFGGLAAAAVALVATVPALAAGGHRGVAPGNAPSTTFLVEGRVALTVPANWATRRVVAGPGSARVQVTSPSDSEVALHITQSPIPEETLSATADRLKHAIDSEPAGLFVDFNPSGVTAGRAAVTYREVRASHHVRWTVLVDGSVRISVGCQSRPGEEDAVRDACDEAVRSAHAIG
- the rpsI gene encoding 30S ribosomal protein S9, encoding MVLDRPIQTVGRRKEAVVRVRLVPGTGKFDLNGRSLEAYFPNKVHQQLIKAPLVTVDRVETFDVYALLHGGGPSGQAGALRLGIARALILAQPEDRPPLKKAGFLTRDPRATERKKYGLKKARKAPQYSKR
- the glmM gene encoding phosphoglucosamine mutase — protein: MGRLFGTDGVRGVANRELTAELALSLGSAAARRLASPGKPGRHVAVIGRDPRASGEMLEAAVIAGLTSQGVDALRVGILPTPAVAYLTGAYDADFGVMISASHNPMPDNGIKIFGPGGRKLDDDTEDQIEELVAAGPGLRPVGSAIGRVIDAEDAADRYLRHVGKASTLPLDGLTVVVDCAHGAASSAAPRAYRAAGARVIAINAEPNGLNINDRCGSTHLDSLRAAVLAHGADLGLAHDGDADRCLALDASGELVDGDAIMVVLALAMQEAGELASNTLVTTVMSNLGLHQAMRSAGVTVRTTGVGDRYVLEELRSGEYSLGGEQSGHIVMPAHGSTGDGIVTGLRLMTRMVQTGSSLADLAASMQTFPQVLINVEVADKTTAATAPSVRSAVDEAEAELGDTGRILLRPSGTEPMIRVMVEAPEEDTAQRVAARVAEAVSDQR
- a CDS encoding WXG100 family type VII secretion target: MAVDPVLSYNFGEIEHSVRQEIHSTSARLNAALDELRSQIAPLQQLWTREAASAYQAEQLKWHQAATALNEILVDLGNAVRDGADEVAQADRRAAGLWAR
- the rplM gene encoding 50S ribosomal protein L13, which produces MPTYAPKAGDTTRSWYVIDATDVVLGRLAVAAATLLRGKHKPTFAPNVDGGDYVIVINADKVALSGDKLQSKLAYSHSGYPGGLRSRTIGELLEKHPTRVVENAIVGMLPHNKLSRQIQKKLHVYAGPQHPHAAQQPVPFEIKQVAQ
- a CDS encoding type VII secretion target; translated protein: MGIRHATFDRTGIDVAAVHRVADQLRAAAELIDSAVCDHLAALGFSGATAGRAYTARGDALRAELERLTTQLSQWSRASVAIAVALRSGAQRYADAELYAAARIA